Proteins encoded together in one Impatiens glandulifera chromosome 1, dImpGla2.1, whole genome shotgun sequence window:
- the LOC124936650 gene encoding protein HOTHEAD-like, giving the protein MATSSSTSVFKLIIRATLLPLLLFLDSSSADKAPYYTFAKDATSAPTTAFYDYIIIGGGTSGCALAATLSEGANVLLLERGEMPYGIPSINHIESFANTLANLSPTSPSQTFISTDGVINSRARVLGGGTCLNAGFYTRANPEFLNRVGWEPQLVKESYEWIERKLVFEPSILQWQSAVRDGLLEAGVGPYNGFTYDHIIGTKVGGTIFDQNGRRHTAANLLEYADPHRLTLHLNANVHQILFNENGKINPMGYGVLYKDSRGNIHKALLNKGAMNEIILSAGALGSPQLLMLSGIGPKAHLMDHGIKVILDSPLVGEGMSDNPTNVVVVPSPRPVEVSLVQIVGITPFGSFIESASGVQFGVKLPSLTDYIALMNNTDQPTTILPEQIPPFFNAASRSGIILEKVNGPLSTGHLELESTDAYVNPKVTFNYFKDPQDLEKCVKGLETIIRVLESKAMSSFRYPFVTVQALFDMMLTLPVNLRPRHLSSSFSLEQYCKDTVTTLWHYHGGCQVGKVVDRDYKVIGVNGLRVIDGSTFLESPGTNPQATVMMMGRYMGQKILNGRQAKK; this is encoded by the exons ATGGCTACTTCATCCTCAACTTCggtttttaagttaattattagGGCAACACTTCTACCTCTTCTCCTCTTTCTCGATTCTTCTAGTGCTGATAAAG CTCCATATTACACATTTGCCAAAGACGCAACAAGTGCACCTACAACTGCATTCTACGACTACATCATTATCGGCGGAGGTACCTCCGGTTGTGCACTCGCGGCCACCCTCTCCGAAGGGGCCAACGTTCTCCTTCTCGAAAGAGGAGAAATGCCCTATGGAATCCCATCCATTAACCACATAGAATCGTTCGCCAACACACTAGCCAACCTTTCCCCGACTTCTCCATCCCAAACTTTTATCTCTACCGATGGAGTAATAAACTCCCGAGCCCGAGTCTTAGGTGGTGGAACGTGTCTCAACGCAGGCTTCTACACCCGAGCGAACCCCGAGTTCTTGAACCGGGTAGGGTGGGAACCACAGTTGGTGAAAGAATCGTATGAGTGGATTGAGAGGAAGTTGGTATTCGAACCGTCGATTCTGCAGTGGCAGTCGGCGGTTCGAGATGGGCTTTTGGAAGCCGGAGTGGGGCCTTATAATGGTTTCACTTACGATCATATAATCGGAACTAAAGTTGGGGGTACGATTTTCGATCAAAATGGTAGACGTCACACGGCCGCGAATTTATTGGAGTATGCTGATCCTCATAGGCTTACCCTTCATTTGAATGCAAATGTTCATCAAATATTGTTCAATGAAAAtg GAAAGATAAATCCAATGGGCTATGGTGTTCTATACAAGGACTCTAGAGGAAACATTCACAAGGCTTTACTCAATAAAGGGGCCATGAATGAAATCATCTTATCAGCTGGGGCTTTAGGGAGTCCACAATTGTTAATGTTAAGTGGGATCGGGCCAAAAGCCCATCTCATGGACCATGGGATCAAAGTCATATTGGACTCGCCATTGGTCGGGGAAGGAATGTCCGACAACCCGACAAACGTGGTAGTCGTTCCTTCCCCTCGCCCGGTTGAAGTGTCCCTCGTACAAATCGTGGGTATCACCCCGTTTGGTAGCTTTATCGAATCAGCCAGTGGGGTACAATTCGGAGTCAAACTTCCTAGCCTAACCGATTATATTGCACTAATGAATAAC acGGATCAACCTACGACTATCTTGCCTGAACAAATTCCTCCTTTTTTTAATGCGGCTTCGAGATCTGGAATCATACTGGAGAAAGTTAATGGGCCTTTATCAACGGGTCATTTGGAGTTAGAATCAACTGATGCATATGTTAACCCAAAAGTAACATTCAACTATTTTAAAGATCCACAAGACTTAGAAAAGTGTGTGAAGGGGTTGGAAACCATAATTCGAGTACTCGAGTCGAAAGCGATGTCTAGTTTTCGTTATCCATTTGTGACGGTTCAAGCCCTATTCGATATGATGTTAACCCTACCCGTGAACCTTCGACCTAGACACCTCTCCTCTAGCTTCTCTTTGGAACAATATTGCAAAGATACGGTTACAACCCTTTGGCATTATCACGGAGGGTGTCAAGTAGGAAAAGTGGTTGATCGTGATTACAAAGTTATTGGAGTCAATGGTTTGCGAGTCATTGATGGCTCTACATTTTTAGAGTCCCCCGGAACCAATCCTCAAGCTACTGTCATGATGATGGGAAG gTATATGGGACAGAAAATCTTGAATGGGAGGCAAGCTAAGAAATAA